The window GAAAATGAGAGTGAAGATCAAGATGAGTCAAGTAGCTTAAGTTAATCAAAGAATTGCTCATCTCACCATTAAGGCCAACAGAGCTAATACTTAGCTTAATGACACGGTTGTTGTATGTGACTCCTATCAATTTACAACAATCATCTTCTTCAGCTCTCCATGTAGAGAGATTTTCACAGGGGTCTTGGAAGTGGGATTTGAAATGATGAAGAGCATGTCTCTCCTTATCCAAACACTTCTTCATGACACCATTATCATCTTCTTCTCCCGCTGCTACCAACTGGTTGGCAGTTGTAGTCTCAAGGCGTAGCAGGAGAAGTGAGAAAACTATAAAAACACAAGGATTCATTATGTTAATGAAAATCTTGGTGATTTTTTGCTTGGGC of the Lactuca sativa cultivar Salinas chromosome 6, Lsat_Salinas_v11, whole genome shotgun sequence genome contains:
- the LOC128126811 gene encoding receptor-like protein EIX1 codes for the protein MNPCVFIVFSLLLLRLETTTANQLVAAGEEDDNGVMKKCLDKERHALHHFKSHFQDPCENLSTWRAEEDDCCKLIGVTYNNRVIKLSISSVGLNGEMSNSLINLSYLTHLDLHSHFLHGSIHTFIGSMTELRYIGLINNSLHGNILWSTGS